In the Treponema sp. J25 genome, one interval contains:
- a CDS encoding radical SAM protein — MNLLSFYDACTLCPRNCGVNRNRGDRGFCGETAALRVAVANIHKGEEPPITGLGGSGTIFVTGCTLGCLFCQNWQVSQHGMGRVVETDELARIMLALQDVGAENINIVTGSHALPALCEGVLRARKEGLEIPILWNSSAYESVAAVEAGSPYIDVYLPDLKTLDEEIGRRYFHAPDYGMKAQEAILKMIELKPLVYGPSRHNRKTSAQVPALQEEKTGEAEDTVSVLRQGVVIRHLVLPGQLDATRQVLEWFVSHAQGKALLSLMTQYTPVYQGGHVSQGSIPGRYVGQREFDTLMRWLDDYEIEGGFYQELVQDDEWLPDFNRINPFSSELSVPVWHWTAGFVRSSGK, encoded by the coding sequence ATGAATCTCCTTTCTTTCTACGATGCTTGCACCCTTTGTCCCCGTAACTGTGGGGTTAATCGAAATCGGGGGGACCGGGGTTTTTGTGGTGAAACGGCGGCCCTCCGAGTTGCTGTAGCGAATATTCATAAGGGAGAAGAGCCTCCTATTACCGGCCTGGGAGGGTCGGGGACTATTTTTGTAACCGGTTGTACCCTGGGCTGCCTTTTTTGTCAGAATTGGCAGGTCTCTCAGCATGGGATGGGGCGGGTGGTGGAGACCGATGAGCTAGCCCGTATCATGCTGGCCCTGCAGGATGTGGGAGCAGAGAACATCAATATTGTTACCGGAAGCCACGCCCTTCCCGCCCTTTGCGAAGGAGTTCTACGGGCCCGAAAAGAGGGACTTGAAATACCGATTTTATGGAACAGTTCTGCCTATGAAAGCGTGGCAGCCGTCGAAGCAGGCTCTCCCTATATCGATGTGTACCTTCCTGACCTGAAGACCCTGGACGAGGAAATAGGTCGCCGCTATTTTCATGCCCCTGATTATGGCATGAAGGCCCAGGAAGCTATCCTGAAAATGATAGAGCTAAAACCCCTTGTGTATGGGCCGAGCCGGCATAATCGTAAAACCTCGGCCCAGGTTCCTGCTCTTCAGGAAGAAAAGACTGGGGAGGCCGAAGATACCGTATCGGTCCTTCGTCAGGGGGTGGTTATCCGTCACCTGGTGTTGCCTGGTCAATTGGATGCGACCCGGCAGGTGCTGGAATGGTTTGTCAGCCACGCCCAGGGAAAGGCCCTTCTTTCCCTCATGACCCAGTATACGCCGGTGTATCAAGGGGGGCACGTCTCTCAGGGAAGTATCCCCGGTCGCTATGTGGGTCAGCGGGAATTTGATACCCTTATGAGATGGCTGGATGACTATGAGATAGAGGGGGGCTTTTATCAGGAATTGGTTCAGGACGATGAGTGGCTGCCGGACTTTAATCGGATAAATCCGTTCTCTTCGGAGCTTTCGGTTCCCGTCTGGCACTGGACGGCAGGATTTGTTCGGTCCTCCGGGAAATAG
- a CDS encoding ATP-binding cassette domain-containing protein, which produces MNVENNSILVLSGIVKNYKDLSVLKDLNMEIDKGDVVSIEGKNGCGKTTLLSIILGFEKADAGFVKAEKLGEGMSGYINRPILFRNMTILENIEYFFTLSNKKIKEEIILDYLDYLSIKDINKRAKDLSTGMQKKVAILRHLLTKSDLYVFDEPFSGLDEESVEKIKNLFRKEVVERQASLLYTNHQKEIVVLENQKNYVLENGILKDKI; this is translated from the coding sequence ATGAATGTTGAGAATAATTCTATACTAGTTCTTTCTGGAATAGTAAAAAATTATAAAGACTTATCTGTATTGAAAGATCTTAATATGGAGATTGATAAAGGCGATGTTGTCTCAATTGAAGGAAAGAATGGATGTGGTAAGACAACCTTACTATCTATTATTTTGGGGTTTGAAAAAGCAGACGCGGGTTTTGTAAAAGCTGAAAAACTAGGGGAAGGAATGTCTGGTTATATTAATCGCCCTATTCTTTTTAGAAATATGACGATATTAGAAAATATAGAATATTTTTTTACACTATCAAATAAAAAAATAAAAGAAGAAATAATCTTAGATTATTTAGATTATTTAAGTATTAAAGATATAAACAAAAGAGCAAAGGATTTATCTACCGGAATGCAAAAAAAAGTTGCTATTCTTCGTCATCTGCTTACTAAATCAGATTTGTATGTTTTTGATGAACCCTTTTCTGGCCTTGATGAGGAAAGTGTTGAAAAGATAAAGAATCTTTTTAGGAAAGAAGTTGTAGAAAGACAGGCTTCTTTATTGTATACAAATCATCAAAAAGAAATAGTTGTTCTTGAAAATCAGAAGAACTATGTTCTTGAAAATGGTATATTGAAGGATAAAATATGA